The proteins below come from a single Solea senegalensis isolate Sse05_10M linkage group LG2, IFAPA_SoseM_1, whole genome shotgun sequence genomic window:
- the nid2a gene encoding nidogen-2 isoform X2: MERAELLAVCLLCWSCSVCVVTAIQRADMFPYGTISGDLILAEGDDETSRVLTLPKALYFYNSPFTQLYVATNGIISAQDLPMEKQYVDDGFPTDFPVVAPFLADIDTSGGQGQIYYRVTETPSVLNRVAQEVHRGFPGAKFTPTHAVVATWENVAAHEEQSRTVRPSNKINTFQAVIGYDEIDSYVIFLYPEGGLNFFGTRPKESYNVEIEFPARVGFSRGEIPYLIFSRTEGPYYSVIGEDQSIQNLYQVGNTGIPGIWLFHTGNHYSFDNIVPASISGLLATSPTGGLPLDTTTPEYAEFEEYPYNTFEPDNQEEEEEEEEEEDDYPLTGGDPEFQTAPDGGDQSESLQPSSPGAPSEDPGHHVPHGSEDVPLTSEPRYGSEPAERQYVPPNPPEAPAEGGYRHHQEQQPQDPLEVVDVYPPQRNEPRLSPGGHVVSVDEEDVDFDTGVIQYTTENKETCARFQQQCSQNAFCTDYATGYCCHCQSGFYGNGRHCLPEGAPQRVSGKVSGTVTVGSTPVTLNNIDLHAYIVVGDGRAYTAISEVPEPVGWALMPVAPIGELFGWLFALELPNSQAGFKTTGAEFTRHAEVIFYPGNQHLSIIQTGRGLDDHNHLTVDTVVSGSVPFIPPGAEVTIDPFKEIYQYYPSVATSTSVREFSVVSAERGSESFSFQLKQNVTFRDCRHDNRATALETLQITMERVFVMYVKEERILRYAITNKISPVGDVDECAEGSSPCSAHAQCVNLPGSHRCQCQSGYEFGFDGRTCVDIDECSSSPCHANARCINGLGSFECRCELDFYGDGFFCTTQDGQTVRPKSQCEQHRDSLQSGVDLNGQPSVGAFVPQCDSDGRYRPLQCHGSTGHCWCVDSWGQERPGTRTPPGTAHGDCDRPDEPVRPKTYCEQHRDSVQTTSPEGYPILGVFVPECDANGQYKPSQCHSSTGHCWCVDSSGQERAGTRTPPGTQSVDCDKPDEPARPKTHCEHHRDSVQTTSPEGYPILGAYVPQCDANGQYILLQCHGSTGYCWCVDSRGEEKAGTRTPPDGLTPDCDKPDEPVRPKTHCEHHRDSVQTTSPEGYPVVGAYIPQCDANGEYTSLQCHGATGHCWCVDSRGQERAGTRTQPGAQPKDCDEPDEPVRPKTRCEHHRDSVQTTSPEGYPIAGAYVPQCDANGQYIRLQCHGSTGHCWCVDSSGQERAGTRTSPGAPSVDCDKPDEPVRPKTHCEHHRDSVQTTSPEGYPILGAYVPQCDANGHYKPQQCHGSTGHCWCVDSSGQERAGTRTSPGTPSVDCDKPEEPVRPKTHCEHHRDSVQTTSPEGYPILGAYVPQCDANGHYKPQQCHGSTGHCWCVDSSGQERAGTRTSPGTPSVDCDKPEEPVRPKTHCEHHRDSVQTTSPEGYPILGAYVPQCDANGHYKPQQCHGSTGHCWCVDSSGQERAGTRTSSDAPSVDCDKPDEPVGPKTHCEHHRDSVQTTSPEGYPILGAYVPQCDANGQYITLQCHGSTGHCWCVDSRGQERAGTRTSPGTPSVDCDKPDEPVRPKTHCEHHRDSVQTTSPDGYPIIGTYVPQCDVNGQYISLQCHGSSGHCWCVDSIGQERAGTRTPPGTQPKDCDEPDEPVRPKTHCEQHRDSVQTTSPEGYPIAGVFVPECDANGQYKSLQCHGSTGHCWCVDSRGEERPGTRTPPSIPSVDCDKPDEPARPKTHCEHHRERVQTTSPEGYPVIGAYVPQCDANGQYIPLQCHGSSGHCWCVDSRGQERTGTRTPPGTQPRDCDKPDEPERPKTQCEHHRDSVDTTSAEGYSISGVYVPQCDAEGQYLPQQCHASTGHCWCVDSRGQQRAGTRTSPGTAPVDCDKPVHVAPTQRPESVCERWRASLIEHYGGKPDPQQYVPQCDPDGQFSPVQCYGETTYCWCVDQDGREVPGTRSHDVVKPACIPSVAPPTVRPLPRPDVTPPPNADITLLYAQGQKIGALPLNGTKLDANHSKTLLTLHGSIVVGIAYDCKENHVYWTDLSARTISRALLAPGAEPEILINTNLVSPEGLAVDTKRRLMFWVDSTPDVIESANLDGSGRKTLFDTDLVNPRAIIVVSSTGTLYWTDWNREAPKIECATVDAKNRRVVVSDGIGLPNALTYDSSSGQICWADAGTKRLECISPDGTGRRVIHPTLNYPFSMVYYRNHFYYTDWRRDGVIVVSKEGSQFTDEYLPDQRSHLYGITIATTQCLSGSH; this comes from the exons ATGGAGAGAGCGGAACTGTTGGCCGTGTGTCTGCTGTGctggagctgcagtgtgtgtgtggttacagcCATCCAGAGGGCTGACATGTTTCCTTATGGCACTATAAGTGGAGATTTAATACTGGCTGAGGGCGACGATGAAACCTCCAGAGTGCTGACCCTGCCCAAAGCCTTGTACTTCTACAACTCCCCCTTCACCCAGCTATAT GTGGCCACCAATGGAATCATATCAGCCCAGGACCTGCCGATGGAAAAGCAATATGTGGACGATGGCTTCCCCACAGATTTCCCTGTGGTGGCTCCGTTCCTTGCTGACATTGACACCAGTGGTGGACAAGGACAAATTTACTACCGCGTTACAGAAACTCCCAGTGTGCTCAACAGAGTGGCCCAG GAAGTGCACAGAGGATTCCCCGGTGCAAAattcacacccacacatgctGTGGTGGCAACATGGGAGAACGTGGCGGCACATGAAGAGCAAAGTCGAACTGTTAGGCCGTCAAACAAG ATCAACACTTTCCAGGCAGTTATCGGTTATGATGAGATCGACTCATACGTCATCTTTCTCTACCCTGAAGGTGGTTTGAACTTCTTTGGAACACGAcccaag GAGTCATATAATGTTGAGATAGAGTTTCCTGCAAGAGTTGGCTTCAGCAGAGGTGAAATTCCATACCTAATCTTTTCTCGAACTGAGGGACCTTACTACAGTGTTATTGGTGAAGATCAGAGTATTCAAAACCTTTACCA GGTTGGTAATACAGGAATACCAGGTATCTGGCTTTTCCATACTGGGAACCATTATTCTTTCGACAACATTGTCCCTGCATCCATCAGTGGCCTCCTTGCTACTTCTCCAACTGGAGGCCTCCCATTG GACACAACCACACCTGAATACGCTGAGTTTGAGGAATACCCATACAATACCTTTGAACCTGATAaccaagaggaagaggaagaggaggaggaagaggaggatgattaCCCTTTGACAGGTGGGGACCCTGAATTCCAGACAGCACCTGATGGTGGTGACCAATCAGAGTCTCTTCAACCATCAAGCCCTGGTGCTCCTTCAGAGGACCCTGGACATCACGTGCCACATGGCAGTGAAGACGTACCATTGACTTCAGAACCCAGGTACGGTTCAGAACCAGCAGAGCGGCAGTATGTTCCCCCAAATCCCCCAGAGGCACCAGCAGAGGGAGGTTATCGGCATCATCAGGAGCAGCAGCCACAG GATCCTCTGGAGGTGGTGGATGTGTACCCACCTCAAAGAAATGAACCACGTCTTTCCCCCGGAGGTCATGTGGTCAGCGTGGATGAGGAGGATGTTGATTTTGACACAGGAG TGATTCAGTACACTACAGAGAATAAAGAAACATGTGCCAG ATTCCAGCAACAGTgctcccagaatgcattttgcACTGATTATGCAACAGGCTACTGCTGCCACTGCCAGTCTGGCTTCTATGGAAATGGACGCCACTGTCTTCCTGAGG GTGCCCCTCAGCGTGTCAGTGGTAAGGTGAGTGGAACTGTCACAGTGGGATCCACTCCAGTAACCCTGAACAACATTGACCTCCATGCCTACATCGTGGTGGGTGACGGAAGAGCGTACACTGCCATCAGTGAG GTACCTGAACCAGTGGGCTGGGCTCTGATGCCAGTTGCACCAATTGGAGAGTTGTTTGGATGGTTGTTTGCTCTAGAGCTGCCCAACAGCCAAGCAGGGTTCAAAACCACAG GTGCTGAGTTCACTCGCCATGCTGAGGTCATCTTTTACCCTGGCAACCAGCACCTGTCAATCATTCAGACTGGCCGTGGCCTTGACGAccacaaccacctcactgtggACACTGTTGTCAGCGGCAGCGTGCCCTTCATACCTCCTGGAGCTGAAGTTACCATTGATCCCTTCAAGGAGATCTACCAGTACTACCCATCTG TTGCCACATCCACTTCTGTGAGGGAGTTTTCAGTAGTTTCGGCAGAACGAGGATCGGAGTCCTTCTCCTTCCAGCTCAaacaaaatgtcaccttccGTGACTGTCGTCATGACAACCGCGCCACTGCCCTGGAGACGCTACAGATCACTATGGAGAGGGTGTTTGTCATGTATGTCAAGGAGGAGCGGATCCTGAGATACGCCATCACCAACAAGATCAGCCCAGTTGGAG ATGTCGATGAGTGTGCTGAGGGTTCGAGTCCATGTAGTGCTCATGCTCAGTGTGTGAACCTGCCCGGCAGCCACCGCTGTCAGTGCCAGAGTGGCTATGAGTTTGGCTTCGATGGGCGTACATGTGTTG ATATCGATGAGTGTAGCTCGTCTCCATGTCATGCCAATGCCAGATGTATCAATGGACTAGGATCTTTTGAGTGTCGTTGTGAGCTGGACTTTTATGGTGATGGTTTCTTCTGTACCACGCAAGATG GTCAGACAGTTCGTCCAAAAAGCCAGTGTGAGCAGCACAGAGATAGTCTGCAGAGTGGAGTCGATCTAAATGGACAGCCAAGTGTTGGAGCCTTCGTCCCCCAGTGCGACTCTGATGGGCGGTACCGACCACTGCAG TGCCATGGTTCCACTGGACATTGTTGGTGTGTGGACAGTTGGGGACAGGAGAGACCAGGAACCAGGACTCCACCTGGTACAGCACATGGAGACTGTGACAGACCAG ATGAACCAGTGCGTCCTAAAACCTACTGtgagcagcacagagacagTGTCCAGACCACCAGTCCAGAGGGATATCCTATTTTGGGAGTATTTGTACCTGAGTGTGATGCTAATGGACAATACAAGCCATCACAG TGCCACAGCTCCACTGGGCATTGTTGGTGCGTGGACAGTAGTggacaggagagagcaggaacCAGGACTCCACCTGGAACACAATCTGTCGACTGTGACAAACCAG atGAACCAGCACGTCCTAAAACTCACTGTGAACACCACAGAGACAGTGTACAGACCACCAGTCCAGAGGGATATCCTATATTAGGAGCTTATGTACCCCAGTGTGATGCTAATGGACAGTACATACTGCTGCAG tgtcatGGTTCAACTGGATATTGTTGGTGTGTAGACagtagaggagaggagaaagcaGGAACCAGGACACCGCCTGATGGACTGACTCCAGACTGTGACAAACCAG ATGAACCAGTGCGTCCTAAAACTCACTGTGAGCACCACAGAGACAGTGTACAGACCACCAGTCCAGAGGGATATCCTGTAGTCGGAGCCTACATCCCCCAGTGTGATGCGAATGGAGAATACACATCACTGCAG TGTCATGGCGCTACTGGACATTGTTGGTGCGTGGACAGTAGGggacaggagagagcaggaacCAGGACACAACCTGGTGCACAACCTAAAGACTGTGATGAACCAG ATGAGCCAGTGCGTCCTAAAACTCGCTGTGAGCACCACAGAGACAGTGTGCAGACCACCAGTCCAGAGGGATATCCTATCGCTGGAGCCTATGTTCCCCAGTGTGATGCAAATGGACAGTACATAAGACTGCAG TGTCATGGTTCTACTGGACATTGTTGGTGCGTGGACAGTAGTGGACAGGAGAGGGCAGGGACCAGGACTTCACCTGGTGCACCATCTGTAGACTGTGATAAACCAG ACGAACCAGTGCGTCCTAAAACACACTGTGAGCACCACAGAGACAGTGTACAGACCACCAGTCCAGAGGGATATCCTATATTAGGAGCCTATGTCCCCCAGTGTGATGCTAATGGACACTACAAACCTCAACAG TGTCATGGTTCTACTGGACATTGTTGGTGCGTGGACAGTAGTGGACAGGAGAGGGCAGGGACCAGGACTTCACCTGGTACACCATCTGTAGACTGTGATAAACCAG AAGAACCAGTGCGTCCTAAAACACACTGTGAGCACCACAGAGACAGTGTACAGACCACCAGTCCAGAGGGATATCCTATATTAGGAGCCTATGTCCCCCAGTGTGATGCTAATGGACACTACAAACCTCAACAG TGTCATGGTTCTACTGGACATTGTTGGTGCGTGGACAGTAGTGGACAGGAGAGGGCAGGGACCAGGACTTCACCTGGTACACCATCTGTAGACTGTGATAAACCAG AAGAACCAGTGCGTCCTAAAACACACTGTGAGCACCACAGAGACAGTGTGCAGACCACCAGTCCAGAGGGATATCCTATATTAGGAGCCTATGTCCCCCAGTGTGATGCTAATGGACACTACAAACCTCAACAG TGTCATGGTTCTACTGGACATTGTTGGTGCGTGGACAGTAGTGGACAGGAGAGAGCAGGGACCAGGACTTCATCTGATGCACCATCTGTAGACTGTGATAAACCAG ACGAACCAGTGGGTCCTAAAACTCACTGTGAGCACCACAGAGACAGTGTACAGACCACCAGTCCAGAGGGATATCCTATATTAGGAGCCTATGTCCCCCAGTGTGATGCTAATGGACAGTACATAACACTGCAG TGTCATGGCTCTACTGGACATTGCTGGTGTGTGGACAGTagaggacaggagagagcaggGACCAGGACTTCACCTGGTACACCATCTGTAGACTGTGACAAACCAG ATGAACCAGTGCGTCCTAAAACTCACTGTGAGCACCACAGAGACAGTGTCCAGACCACCAGTCCAGATGGATATCCTATAATTGGCACCTATGTTCCCCAGTGTGATGTTAATGGACAGTACATATCTCTACAG TGTCATGGCTCTTCTGGACATTGTTGGTGCGTGGACAGTATTGGTCAAGAGAGAGCAGGAACCAGGACTCCACCTGGTACACAACCAAAAGACTGTGATGAACCAG ATGAACCAGTGCGTCCTAAAACCCACTGtgagcagcacagagacagTGTCCAGACCACCAGTCCAGAGGGATATCCTATCGCTGGAGTGTTTGTACCTGAGTGTGATGCTAATGGACAATACAAATCTCTACAG TGCCATGGTTCAACTGGACATTGTTGGTGTGTGGACAGTAGGGGAGAGGAGAGACCAGGAACCAGGACTCCACCTAGTATACCATCTGTCGACTGTGACAAACCAG ATGAACCAGCGCGTCCTAAAACTCACTGTGAACACCACAGAGAGCGAGTCCAGACCACCAGTCCAGAGGGATATCCTGTAATTGGAGCATATGTGCCCCAATGTGATGCTAATGGACAGTACATACCACTGCAG TGCCATGGCTCCAGTGGACATTGTTGGTGTGTGGACAGTAGAGGACAGGAGAGAACAGGAACCAGGACTCCGCCTGGTACACAACCTAGAGACTGTGACAAACCAG ATGAACCAGAACGTCCTAAAACTCAGTGTGAACACCACAGAGACAGTGTGGACACCACCAGTGCAGAGGGATATTCTATATCTGGGGTCTACGTACCTCAGTGTGATGCAGAAGGACAGTACCTACCTCAGCAG TGTCACGCTTCCACTGGACATTGTTGGTGTGTGGACAGTAGGGGACAGCAGAGAGCAGGAACTAGGACTTCACCTGGTACAGCACCTGTAGACTGTGACAAACCAG TCCATGTAGCTCCGACCCAGCGCCCTGAGAGCGTGTGTGAACGATGGAGGGCCAGTTTGATTGAGCATTATGGTGGGAAACCTGACCCACAACAATATGTGCCCCAGTGTGACCCAGATGGACAGTTCAG TCCAGTCCAGTGTTATGGAGAGACCACTTACTGCTGGTGTGTGGACCAGGACGGGCGTGAGGTTCCTGGCACTCGATCACATGATGTTGTCAAACCGGCAT GCATCCCCTCAGTGGCTCCACCCACCGTTCGACCATTGCCCCGTCCTGATGTGACCCCGCCTCCAAATGCTGACATCACGCTGCTGTACGCTCAGGGACAGAAAATAGGAGCGTTGCCTCTTAATGGGACCAAACTAGATGCAAACCACTCTAAAACACTATTGACTCTGCAT ggtTCCATAGTAGTTGGTATAGCCTACGACTGCAAAGAGAACCATGTCTACTGGACAGATTTGTCCGCAAGAACCATCAGCAGAGCTTTATTGGCACCTGGAGCAGAGCCGGAGATACTCATTAACACAA ATCTGGTCAGTCCTGAGGGTTTAGCTGTGGACACCAAACGTAGGTTGATGTTCTGGGTCGACTCAACCCCTGATGTGATTGAAAGCGCCAACCTCGATGGCAGCGGGAGGAAGACACTGTTTGACACAGACTTGGTCAACCCCCGGGCCATCATTGTGGTCTCTTCCACTGG